A genomic window from Leishmania panamensis strain MHOM/PA/94/PSC-1 chromosome 5 sequence includes:
- a CDS encoding hypothetical protein (TriTrypDB/GeneDB-style sysID: LpmP.05.0150) codes for MPASARRKKDKVPAPGTKGEKSTGFYTKKRWRSVLQETRVDLAGRALGPRGALIVGTALFRNTYVTFLDLSHNELGDDGAISIASMLRGNTHVQYLNLSHNNMTDAGGIALASAFIPNVSPSGQPGQWNRTLFTLVLMGNRLGDDTLLAMGNAAACHRDLTRVDLSWNTVGENGTKCLMRAYERNPLCVYELAANAIGDEGAVYLCEALQRHGGKTQTTLNLYRNSISCPGAEAVGRLVASSSIMQDVSLACNTIGFKGVQALQHQLTDAAVIASCTLRTLNLSDNWIGDEGAASVAAVIKADLPSLERLDVSENKITDVGATAIITAALQNTHLLLLNCEANRLGPKAVDAVVRLIHETRTLKSLNVAGCVGSADHRRTLTIAVGETDGLHVELGPSPEDATGSKDIMFIDKMTEHLQMLADQEAQRQKESLAAKKTKKAC; via the coding sequence ATGCCGGCGAGTgcacgaaggaaaaaagacAAAGTGCCCGCGCCGGGCACCAAAGGCGAGAAGTCCACCGGCTTCTACACcaagaagaggtggaggtcggtgctgcaggagacgcGCGTGGACCTCGCCGGCCGCGCTCTCGGGCCACGTGGCGCCCTTATTGTGGGCACGGCTCTCTTCAGGAATACGTACGTCACCTTCCTCGATCTGAGCCACAACGAGCTAGGCGATGATGGTGCGATATCGATCGCCAGCATGTTGCGTGGCAACACCCATGTGCAGTACTTGAACTTGTCGCACAATAACATGACAGACGCCGGCGGCATCGCACTGGCGAGCGCCTTCATTCCTAACGTCAGCCCTTCTGGCCAGCCTGGTCAGTGGAATCGTACGCTGTTTACCCTCGTTCTCATGGGCAACAGGCTCGGTGATGATACCCTCCTCGCCATGGGCAACGCCGCGGCATGCCACCGCGACTTGACCCGCGTGGACCTCTCGTGGAACACTGTCGGAGAGAACGGCACGAAGTGCCTCATGCGGGCCTACGAGCGCAACCCACTCTGCGTCTACGAACTAGCCGCCAACGCTATCGGGGACGAGGGTGCCGTATACCTCTgcgaggcactgcagcgtcACGGCGGTAAGACCCAGACAACGCTGAACCTGTACCGCAACTCCATCAGCTGCCCCGGCGCCGAAGCAGTTGGCCGACTTGTGGCGAGCTCCTCCATCATGCAGGACGTGAGCCTCGCTTGCAACACGATCGGCTTCAAAGgggtgcaggcgctgcagcatcagTTAACGGACGCCGCCGTGATCGCCAGCTGCACCTTGCGCACTCTCAACCTTAGCGACAACTGGATTGGCGATGAGGGAGCGGCGAGTGTGGCGGCCGTCATCAAGGCCGATCTCCCCTCACTCGAACGCCTGGACGTGTCTGAAAACAAAATCACCGACGTCGGTGCCACCGCCATTATCACGGCGGCTCTGCAGAACACGCACCTGCTACTGCTGAACTGTGAGGCAAACCGCCTCGGCCCCAAGGCAGTagacgcggtggtgcggctTATCCATGAGACGCGCACTCTCAAGTCCCTCAACGTGGCCGGCTGCGTTGGCTCGGCTGATCACCGGCGCACGCTGACCATCGCGGTGGGAGAGACTGACGGATTGCATGTTGAGCTAGGCCCAAGCCCGGAGGATGCAACTGGCTCCAAGGACATAATGTTTATAGACAAGATGACGGAGCATCTGCAGATGCTGGCAGACCaggaagcgcagcggcagaaggagAGCTTGGCTGcaaagaagacaaagaaggcTTGCTAG
- a CDS encoding hypothetical protein (TriTrypDB/GeneDB-style sysID: LpmP.05.0160), whose product MPIIKSRVHSDELHAARDALAAANRDTDALRQRVLEQREQLEECAQQNATLAAELVQAETRLEEAHRLLTETQLHAQAREERHREQMHRMEQNVHTLEDLVQASRRSEREGSNLAYHRVLCAGNGSAEGAERVQLHTERSRTQEELTHCQALRPQRSTSLQCPPTTLTRDSKEVGKPRRSPPRPSPAASPLIAAQALYWQEQLLNISQRAVGSFDEVQQQLRRCLPPTPPSTTHADADSEAHPDDGPLAASASHIADAHQWGRQLRRLQTHFDEVVQADARLISFLLLVARQQSQQVRTLQERWTEAQNTVREAESVLDEANARMTSSAQESAVLRQECAVLTEMQTTLQAQLANRTREHQASVTALHHLQEAHAQLTDVHTSQEKMWTTRLTQAAEAQQQASNYAQKLEAALLDKERLVSTAAASSEQQHRREALAAAKTQVEAFLRQLNASAQQLQSALVSLSSSTSSSVLAASAVAAGGVKKAPSVSSPEPSPPGVSSSAYSASSATVLYSRATPATAASLSPSLPLFDESILLPENAPAAFM is encoded by the coding sequence ATGCCGATCATCAAAAGCCGTGTCCACTCCGATGAGCTCCATGCGGCAAGGGACGCGCTCGCTGCGGCCAATCGAGACACcgacgcgctgcgccagcgggTGCTCGAACAGCGCGAACAACTCGAAGAGTGCGCTCAGCAAAACGCTACACTCGCTGCAGAGCTTGTGCAAGCCGAGACGAGGCTGGAAGAGGCGCATCGACTGCTCACAGAGACGCAGCTACACGCCCAAGCGCGAGAGGAGCGCCACCGCGAGCAGATGCACCGCATGGAGCAGAACGTGCACACTCTAGAGGATCTGGTTCAGGCATCGCggcggagcgagagagaggggtccAATCTAGCGTACCAccgtgtgctgtgcgccgGCAACGGTTCCGCAGAGGGCGCAGAGCGGGTTCAGCTGCATACGGAGCGGAGTCGCACCCAGGAGGAACTCACCCACTGCCAGGCGCTACGCCCGCAAAGGAGTACGTCACTGCAGTGCCCACCGACCACGTTGACACGAGACAGCAAGGAGGTTGGAAAGCCGCGCCGCTCGCCGCCTAGACCCTCCCCGGCAGCGAGTCCGCTTATCGCAGCGCAGGCACTGTACTGGCAGGAGCAACTGCTTAACATCAGTCAACGTGCTGTCGGGAGCTTTGAcgaagtgcagcagcagctgcgccgttgcCTGCCTCCCACGCCTCCCAGCACCACGCATGCTGACGCAGACAGCGAGGCACACCCTGACGACGGGCCACTTGCTGCCAGTGCGTCTCATATTGCTGATGCGCATCAATGGggccggcagctgcgccgcctccagaCGCACTTCGATGAGGTTGTGCAGGCGGACGCGAGGCTCATCAGCTTCCTGCTCCTTGTGGCGCGGCAACAGAGTCAGCAGGTGCGCACTCTTCAGGAGCGGTGGACTGAGGCACAGAACACTGTGCGAGAGGCGGAGAGTGTGCTAGATGAGGCAAATGCACGAATGACCAGCAGTGCGCAGGAatcggcggtgctgcgccaagAGTGTGCTGTCCTTACAGAGATGCAAACGACCTTGCAGGCACAACTTGCCAACCGCACCCGCGAGCATCAGGCATCCGTCACTGCACTGCATCATCTGCAGGAAGCGCACGCGCAACTTACAGACGTACATACGAGCCAGGAGAAGATGTGGACCACGCGACTCACGCAGGCCGCCGAggcccagcagcaggccaGCAACTACGCACAAAAACTTGAGGCAGCGTTACTGGATAAAGAGCGGTTAGTATCTACTGCTGCGGCATCgagtgagcagcagcatcggcgtGAAGCCCTCGCAGCCGCCAAGACGCAGGTAGAAGCCTTCTTGAGGCAGCTCAACGCTTCCGCACAGCAGCTACAAAGCGCTCTGGTGAGTCTCTCCAGTTCAACGTCGTCTTCTGTACTTGCCGCTTCGGCCGTAGCAGCTGGCGGTGTGAAGAAGGCCCCATCGGTCAGCTCGCCGGAGCCCTCCCCGCCAGGAGTGTCCTCTTCGGCGTactccgcctcctctgctaCCGTCCTCTACTCGCGAGCTACCCCTGCCacggccgcctcgctctcacCCTCACTGCCTCTTTTCGATGAATCAATCCTGTTGCCTGAGAATGCGCCTGCGGCATTCATGTAG